Genomic window (Streptomyces sp. LX-29):
ATGTGATGGTCGCGGCCGATGCCGCGGTGGCCGAGACGACCGAGCGGGCCCGGCGGCTGCTGGAGCCCGAGGCGTGGTCGACGGCCTACTCCCGCACCCACGGGGTCTTTCCGCCGCTCGTCCCGGCCGAGGAGATCGCCGCGCTGAGCATGACGCCGCGCGAGCGGAGCCGCTTCGAGGAGGCCATGAGCGGCCATCTGCACGGCACCGAGGACGAGGTGGCCGCCGCGCTGACGGAGCTCGTCGGGAGCGCCGGCGCCGATGAGGTGCTCGTCACCACCAGCTCGTACGACCGGGAGGAGCTGCTCGACTCCTACCGGCGGCTGGCCCGACTGGCGGGGCTGCGCCCGGGGCGGGGCGGCGCCGATGCCGACATCGACACCGAGATCGACACCGAGGCCGCCCCGGCCGCGGCCTGAGCACGGGCGCTACAGCGCCTTTCCGGCGGGCTTGACCATGCCGCGGACGGTGCGCGAGTCCACGTACTCGCCCATCGCGGTCATCTCCCACTCGCCGGAGAACTGGCGGATCAGCTTCGCCATCATCACGCCCGTGCGCGGCTCGGAGTGGGTGAGGTCGAAGCGCACCAGCTCCTCGTTGGTCTGGGCGTCCAGCAGCCGGCAGTACGCCTTGGCGACGTCGGTGAACTTCTGCCCGGAGAAGGAGTTCACGGTGAACACCAGGCCGGTGACCTCCGGGGGGAGGCCGCCGAGGTGGACGGTGATCACCTCGTCGTCCCCGCCGCCCTCGCCGGTGAGGTTGTCGCCGGAGTGCTGGATGGTGTGGCCCAGGATGTTCAGCTTGCCGAAGAAGCAGGCGTCGATCTTCTTGCGGTCCACGCCGAAGGCGATGACGGACGCGTCCAGGTCGATGTCCTTGCCCCGGAACGCGGGCTCCCAGCCGAGGCCCATCTTCACCGAGGTCAGCAGCGGCTTGCCGCCCTTGACCAGGGACACCGTCTGGTTCTTCTGGAGGTTGACCCGGCCCTTGTCGAGGTTGATCTTCCCGGCGCCGGGCGCGGGGGCGGCCGGGGCGGCGGGCGGCGCGGCCGGGGCCGGCGGCTGCATGGCGGGCGGCGGGGGGAACTGCGCGGCGGCGCCGGTCGGCGGGGCGGGGGGCGCGGGCGGGGCGACCGGCGCGGCGGGCGCGGCCGGCTCCTCGAGCTGCACCCCGAAGTCGGTGGCGATGCCCGCCAGCCCGTTGGCGTAGCCCTGACCGACCGCGCGGACCTTCCAGGCTCCGCCGCGGCGGTACACCTCCATGACCACCAGCGCGGTCTCGCTGCCCAGCCGCGGCGGAGTGAAGGTGGCGATGACGGAGCCGTCGTCCGCGCCGCGCACCGTGGCCGTGGGCTCGGTGCCCGCGAAGGTGGCGCCGGGGGCGTCCAGGCTCGCGGTCACCACGATCTTCTCGATGTCGGCCGGGACCGCCGTGGTGTCGACGGTGATCGTGTCACCGCCGCCCGGCGCCGAGGCGGAGTGGCTCACTCCGGGGCCGGTGGGCTGGTTGTAGAAGACGAAGTCGTCGTCGGAGCGCACTTTGCCGTTGGCGTTCAGGAGCAGGCCCGACACGTCGAGCCGCACCGGTGCGGTGACGTCCACTGCCACGCGCGCGACGGGCAGCGGGAGGTTCGAGCCGGGAGTCATAGCGGTCATGTCCCGGCTAACGAGCGACCCGGGTTTGCAGTTCCTTGACCTTCACCCCCGCCCCCTCGGCCCCCGTGGCGGGCCGGTCCCGCCAGGGGATCGCGGGGGTCGGGCCCTGGAAGGCCCGGCGGTAGGACTGCGGGCTGGTCCCGACCAGGCGTTTGAAGCGGTCACGGAAGGCGGTGGGGGAGCCGAAGCCGACCTGGCAGGCGATCCGGTCCACGGAGTAGCCGGTGGTCTCCAGCAGGTACTGCGCCTGCCGTATCCGGGCGCGGTGCAGCCACTGGAGCGGGGTCGTGCCGGTCTGCTCGCGGAAGCGCCGGTTGAGGGTGCGGGTGCTCAGCCGGGCGTGGCCGGCGATGTCGTCCAGGGTGAGCTCGCGCCCCGCGTTCTCCTGCATCCAGCGCAGCAGCGGCTCCAGGGTCGCCCCGTCGGGCGTGGGCGGCTCGTGCACGATGAACTGCGCCTGCCCGCCGTGGCGCTCCAGGGGCATCACCGCGCTCCGCGCGGAGTCGGCGGCGACCGCGGAGCCGTGGTCGCGGCGGATCATGTGCAGGCAGAGGTCGAGCCCGGCGGCGGCCCCGGCCGAGGTCAGGAACTGACCGTTGTCGACATAGAGCACATCCGGGTCCACCTCGATCTCCGGGTGGCGCGCGGCCAGCTCCCCCGCGGTCGCCCAGTGGGTGGTCGCCCGCAGCCCGTCCAGCAGCCCGGCGGCGGCGAGCACGAACGACCCGGCGCAGATCGAGGCGATGCGGGTGCCGCTGGCGGCCGCGCGGCGCAGCGCCGACAGCACGTCCTCGGGGAAGGGGCCGATGGGCTGGGCGACGCCCGGGATCATGATGGTGTCCGCCTCGGCCAGCGCCTCGAGGCCGGAGTGCGCGCGCACGGTGAACGTGCCGGCGCTGACCTCCTCGGTCGGGGCGCACACCCGGACCCGGTAGGCGTTGCGGCCGTCGGGCAGGCGGGCGCGCCCGAACACCTCGATCGGCGTGGACAGATCGAACGGTATGACCTCGTCGAGCGCGAGTACGGCGACGGTGTGCATGGCGACACTCTAGGGAGGGAACGAATTCTCGCCAAGGCGTTTCCGCGCCCCTGTCAGGTCGTTGCTTGAAAAGTCCACAGCTCAGAAGCGGTATGCAAGGGTTCTGGCGAGAATCCGTTGAAGTATGGCAATAGTGCCACTCCTCGACGGGCGCATGGTCACTTAGCGTCGAGCCGTGACCAAGCTCCTCCTCTCCATCCACGTGATCGCCGCGATCCTGGCCGTCGGGCCGGTCGCCGTCGCGGCGAGCATGTTCCCCGCGGTCACGCGTCGGACCCTGTCCGCGCCCGGCGGGGTGTCGGTGAGTGGGGCCTCGTCGCTGCGCACCCTGCACCGCATCTGCCGGGTCTACGCCGTCCTCGGCGTGGTCGTGCCGGCCTTCGGGCTGGCGACGGGCAACAGCATGGGAGTGCTGGGCGACGCCTGGCTGGTCACCTCGATCGCCCTCACCGCCATCGCGGCGGCCGTGTTGGTGATGGCCGTGCTGCCGGGACAGGCGGCGGTCGTGGCCTCGCTCGGCCCCGACCCCGAGGCGAGCCCCGTCGGAGACGCCGAGCGCGCCGACGGCACGGGGACGTCGCGGGCGGGCACCCGCACGGCGGTGGTCCGGTCCCCGGAGGAGGTGCGGCGCACCGCGGCCCGACTGGCCATGACGGCGGGCGCGTTCAATCTGCTGTGGTCGGTGGTCACGGTTCTCATGATCGTCCGCCCCGGCTCCACCACGGGAGCGTGACCATGGACAGCGCCAAGGCCAAGCTGCTGCTGCGGGTCGCCGCCGCCATCGAACTCCTCAGCCTGCTGGTCCTGCTGGGCAACCTGGCCACCGTGCATGTGCCCGCCGTGGCCTCGGTGCTCGGCCCCACCCACGGCTGTGCCTACCTCTTCGTCGTCATCGCCGCGATCCAGGCGGGCGCGCAGGGGAGAGGCAGAGCGAAGGCTTTCGTCCCAGGTGTCGGCGGACTGCTCGCCGTACGCCACCTCGACCGGAGCTAGACCCCCGCTACTCCGGTCCACAGGCCGCCCCCGGACGTTCCGTCACCGCCGTTGACGAAACCCGGGGGCGGCACTGGCTTCCGCCGGACCACAGGAATCCGGCCAAGATCATCAGAGGGTGGAATGGTACGGCGCTGACGGAGAACAATAACGGTGTGGGTGGTGAGTTCATCCGCCCCCTTGAGCGGGAGGCCGGGCGTTACCTGGCCCCGCCCGGCCTCCCTTCCCGCCGCCGCACGCGTCGGGCTGTCACAGGGCGAAGGCGGCCGCCGTGGGACGGCCTTTCCGGCTCCTGGGGGCGGTCCGTCTCCCAACGCCTCCGCCGAACGGGTCGGCGGGTGCTTCGAGTGTGCTTCTGAGGGGAAGCCCCAACGGTGATGGCTCCGGCCACCTCCGGGGAACCGACCATCAGCCGATCGCACTTGCGTAACATGTGAATCCGCTGAAACTGCGAGAGCAACGAGCGCACGGCACCCCTCGCCGCACGACAGGAGCTGCCATGAGACGCCGCCGCCGCTACCGCGGGCGCCACCGCAAGGACCGTACGCTGCCCTTGGGCACGTTGGTCATCGTGGCCTCGGCCGCTGCGGGCGTGTATCTGACCGCGGCCCCGGGCGGTGCCAGTGCCGCGCCGACCACGGTCTTTGTGGCGCCCAACGGCAGTGATGGTGGCGGTGGCACGCGCTCCGCGCCGTACCGGACGATCGAGAAGGCGATCTCCGTCGCGGACGCCGGCACCACCATCAGGGTGCGCGGTGGCACCTACTATCCGCGGTCCCCGCTGAGCAGTGAGACGGACGGCACTCGGGGCCGCCGGGTGGTGCTCACCGGCGACGGCCCGGATCCGGTCGTCGTGGACGGGGCGCGACTCTCCTCCGGCCCCGCCCTGCTCTCGCTGCGCGCCGATTACTGGACCGTTTCGGACATTGAATTCCGCAACGCGCCGGGCGCCGAAATTATCTGTTCCGCTTGTGAGGGTTTCGTATTTCGGGAATCCGCGCACCGCTGACGGTGACTCCGCGTGGTCAACACCGCTTCTCCAGCGGGCAGTTGGGTGATCATACAAAAACCTGTAGTGATCCCCTTGGAGTGATCTCGTAATAATTCGTAAACCTGTTTGGCGCGTCGAACGAAGACAATCCAGCTACCGAACCTCGCCGTTCACCGAGGAAACGAGGAGCAGCGCGTGCCACGACAGGTCCTTGACCATGCCCAAGCGCCACCCCGCACCATCGGAAACAACGCGATCGACCGGTTCTTCCGGATATCTGAGCGAGGATCCGACTTCGGTCGGGAGATTCGCGGCGGTTTCGCCACCTTCTTTACGATGGCCTACATCCTCGTGCTGAACCCGATCATCCTGGGCGGCGCGGAGGACAAGTACGGTCACCACCTCTCGCACACCCAACTGGCCACCGCCACCGCGCTGGTGGCCTGCGTGATGACCGTCATCATGGGCGTGGGCGGCAACCTTCCGCTGGCGCTGGCCGCCGGTCTCGGCCTGAACGCCGTCGTGGCCTTCCAGATCGCCCCGCAGATGAGCTGGGACGACGCCATGGGCCTGGTGGTCCTGGAGGGTCTGATCATCTCGCTGCTGGTGGTCACCGGCCTTCGGGAGGCGGTCATGCACGCCATCCCGCAGCCGCTGAAGCAGGCGATCAGCGTCGGCATCGGCCTGTTCATCGCCTTCATCGGCTTCATCGACGCCGGCTTCGTCACCCGCATCCCGGGCGACACCGGCTCCGTCCCGGTTCAGCTCGGCGCGCACGGCGAGCTGACCGGCTGGCCGGTGCTGATCTTCTGCGTCGGCGTGCTGCTGACCATCGCGCTGATGTCCCGGGGGCTCAAGGGCGCCATCCTCATCAGCATCGTGGCCACCACCACCCTGGCGATCCTGATCAACGAGATCGCCGACATCAAGCCGCAGGCATGGGGGCTGACCGTCCCCGACGTGCCCGACGACATCGTGGCCTCGCCCGACTTCGGACTGGTCGGCGACTTCAGCCTGTTCGGCGCCTGGGACGAGGTCGGCGCCCTCACCCTGGTCCTGATCATCTTCACGCTGATCCTGTCCGACTTCTTCGACACCATGGGCACGGTCGTGGGCGTCAGCAACGAGGCCGGACTGCTGGACCACCAGGGCAAGGTGCCCAACCTGGGCCGGGTGCTGCTCATCGACGGCGTCGCGGCGGCCGCCGGCGGCGCGGCCTCCGCGTCCTCCAACACCAGCTACATCGAGTCGGCGGCCGGCGTCGGGGAGGGCGCCCGCACCGGCTTCGCCAGCGTGGTGACCGGCGGCCTCTTCGGGCTTGCGCTCTTCCTGACCCCGCTGGCGACCGTGGTCCCCGCGCAGGCCGCCGCGCCCGCGCTGATCGCCGTCGGCTTCCTGCTGATGAGCCAGGTGCGGCACATCGCCTGGGACAACATGGAGATCGCCATCCCGGCGTTCCTCACCGTCTCGGTGATGCCGTTCACCTACTCCATCACCAACGGCATCGGGGCGGGCTTCGTCTCCTACGTCGTCATCAAGACGGTGATGGGCAAGGCCCGCGAGGTGCACTGGCTGCTGTGGGGCACCGCGCTGCTGTTCGTCGGGTACTTCGCGATCGACCCGATCGAGCAGCTGCTGACGTAGCGGAGGGCCGCCGACTACCCCGGGGTGATGAAGCCGCACTCATAGGCCGCGATGACGGCCTGGGTGCGGTCCCGGACGT
Coding sequences:
- a CDS encoding TerD family protein, whose translation is MTPGSNLPLPVARVAVDVTAPVRLDVSGLLLNANGKVRSDDDFVFYNQPTGPGVSHSASAPGGGDTITVDTTAVPADIEKIVVTASLDAPGATFAGTEPTATVRGADDGSVIATFTPPRLGSETALVVMEVYRRGGAWKVRAVGQGYANGLAGIATDFGVQLEEPAAPAAPVAPPAPPAPPTGAAAQFPPPPAMQPPAPAAPPAAPAAPAPGAGKINLDKGRVNLQKNQTVSLVKGGKPLLTSVKMGLGWEPAFRGKDIDLDASVIAFGVDRKKIDACFFGKLNILGHTIQHSGDNLTGEGGGDDEVITVHLGGLPPEVTGLVFTVNSFSGQKFTDVAKAYCRLLDAQTNEELVRFDLTHSEPRTGVMMAKLIRQFSGEWEMTAMGEYVDSRTVRGMVKPAGKAL
- a CDS encoding DUF3817 domain-containing protein; translated protein: MDSAKAKLLLRVAAAIELLSLLVLLGNLATVHVPAVASVLGPTHGCAYLFVVIAAIQAGAQGRGRAKAFVPGVGGLLAVRHLDRS
- a CDS encoding DUF1565 domain-containing protein, producing MRRRRRYRGRHRKDRTLPLGTLVIVASAAAGVYLTAAPGGASAAPTTVFVAPNGSDGGGGTRSAPYRTIEKAISVADAGTTIRVRGGTYYPRSPLSSETDGTRGRRVVLTGDGPDPVVVDGARLSSGPALLSLRADYWTVSDIEFRNAPGAEIICSACEGFVFRESAHR
- a CDS encoding helix-turn-helix domain-containing protein, which translates into the protein MHTVAVLALDEVIPFDLSTPIEVFGRARLPDGRNAYRVRVCAPTEEVSAGTFTVRAHSGLEALAEADTIMIPGVAQPIGPFPEDVLSALRRAAASGTRIASICAGSFVLAAAGLLDGLRATTHWATAGELAARHPEIEVDPDVLYVDNGQFLTSAGAAAGLDLCLHMIRRDHGSAVAADSARSAVMPLERHGGQAQFIVHEPPTPDGATLEPLLRWMQENAGRELTLDDIAGHARLSTRTLNRRFREQTGTTPLQWLHRARIRQAQYLLETTGYSVDRIACQVGFGSPTAFRDRFKRLVGTSPQSYRRAFQGPTPAIPWRDRPATGAEGAGVKVKELQTRVAR
- a CDS encoding NCS2 family permease; its protein translation is MPRQVLDHAQAPPRTIGNNAIDRFFRISERGSDFGREIRGGFATFFTMAYILVLNPIILGGAEDKYGHHLSHTQLATATALVACVMTVIMGVGGNLPLALAAGLGLNAVVAFQIAPQMSWDDAMGLVVLEGLIISLLVVTGLREAVMHAIPQPLKQAISVGIGLFIAFIGFIDAGFVTRIPGDTGSVPVQLGAHGELTGWPVLIFCVGVLLTIALMSRGLKGAILISIVATTTLAILINEIADIKPQAWGLTVPDVPDDIVASPDFGLVGDFSLFGAWDEVGALTLVLIIFTLILSDFFDTMGTVVGVSNEAGLLDHQGKVPNLGRVLLIDGVAAAAGGAASASSNTSYIESAAGVGEGARTGFASVVTGGLFGLALFLTPLATVVPAQAAAPALIAVGFLLMSQVRHIAWDNMEIAIPAFLTVSVMPFTYSITNGIGAGFVSYVVIKTVMGKAREVHWLLWGTALLFVGYFAIDPIEQLLT